One part of the Calditerrivibrio sp. genome encodes these proteins:
- a CDS encoding flagellar basal body P-ring protein FlgI codes for MIRIIIFLLLFTINLHAGTKIRDLAKVDGIRDNQLVGYGLVVGLNGTGDKSGTEFTIQSLTNMLDRMGIAVDKKKVKVKNVAAVMVTAKLPPFAKPGTKVDVVVSSIGDAKSLEGGTLILTPLAAPNGQFYASAQGPISVGGMNVQAAGAGAVKNHPTVGRIPNGAIIEKDINFNISEENIRLLFKDISISNIVKAKNIINKFFKNSANIVNPTTIEVTIPNEYKDKYYEFMDTILNLEIDTETFAKVIVDERTGTIVMGSDVRVNTVAISHGNLTIKITSSQQVSQPNPLSQGQTTTTTQTDIKIEEDKAKLMVLPEGVRISDLVKGLNAIGVTPRDLIAILQAIKSAGALQGELEVI; via the coding sequence ATGATTAGGATAATTATATTCTTACTGTTGTTCACAATAAATCTTCACGCGGGAACAAAGATAAGGGATCTTGCTAAAGTAGATGGGATAAGGGACAATCAGTTGGTGGGCTATGGCCTTGTAGTAGGATTAAACGGTACCGGCGACAAGTCTGGCACCGAGTTTACCATTCAATCCCTTACGAATATGCTGGATAGAATGGGTATAGCTGTGGATAAGAAAAAGGTAAAAGTAAAAAATGTTGCCGCAGTCATGGTCACAGCTAAACTCCCTCCATTTGCAAAGCCCGGCACAAAGGTGGATGTGGTAGTCTCCTCCATAGGTGATGCCAAAAGTCTTGAAGGTGGAACATTGATACTTACCCCCCTTGCAGCACCAAATGGGCAGTTTTATGCTTCGGCTCAAGGTCCCATATCGGTAGGTGGGATGAACGTCCAGGCTGCAGGGGCAGGAGCAGTAAAAAATCACCCAACAGTTGGTAGGATCCCAAACGGTGCAATCATAGAAAAGGATATCAACTTCAACATATCCGAAGAGAATATAAGACTCCTTTTCAAGGATATCAGTATCTCAAATATCGTCAAAGCAAAAAATATAATCAACAAGTTTTTCAAAAACAGTGCAAACATAGTAAACCCAACAACCATAGAAGTAACAATCCCTAACGAATACAAAGATAAGTATTATGAATTTATGGATACAATCTTAAATCTGGAGATAGATACAGAGACCTTTGCAAAAGTAATAGTTGATGAAAGAACAGGTACCATCGTGATGGGTTCGGATGTCAGGGTGAATACAGTGGCCATCTCCCACGGAAACCTGACCATTAAGATAACAAGCAGCCAACAGGTAAGCCAACCAAACCCATTATCACAAGGTCAAACAACCACCACAACCCAAACAGATATAAAGATTGAAGAAGACAAGGCAAAACTTATGGTCCTACCTGAAGGTGTGAGAATAAGCGATCTTGTTAAAGGCCTTAATGCCATAGGTGTCACCCCAAGAGACCTTATAGCAATATTACAAGCAATCAAATCTGCAGGTGCCCTTCAGGGTGAATTAGAAGTAATTTAG
- the csrA gene encoding carbon storage regulator CsrA, translating to MLVLTRKIGESLIIGDDIEIKIVDVNVKSVKIGIEAPKSVTVYRKEIYEAIKQENIQATDQENIVSLVDYIKKKQP from the coding sequence ATGTTAGTACTTACAAGAAAAATTGGTGAGAGCCTCATAATCGGTGATGATATTGAAATTAAGATTGTAGATGTCAATGTAAAGTCTGTAAAGATTGGGATAGAGGCACCAAAATCTGTTACTGTCTATAGAAAAGAGATTTATGAGGCGATCAAACAGGAGAATATACAAGCAACAGACCAGGAGAATATAGTGTCTTTGGTGGACTATATAAAAAAGAAACAACCCTAA
- a CDS encoding flagellar protein FlgN, with the protein METIQNLIGVLKQQLSLYNAIYELLKEEKSYISKWQIDKTLEVVKQKETLLYKERLLDEAREKIAKSLQRKMNLKNASLSVLIEACNDSSIKNDLINLRKEIIDITNKIANENMSIKILYHTNLQLIREFFEQMGFTENYSYDNSGVINHKNIGVARSA; encoded by the coding sequence ATGGAAACAATCCAGAACCTTATAGGTGTACTTAAACAACAGCTTTCCTTGTACAATGCCATATATGAGTTGTTAAAAGAGGAGAAATCATACATTTCAAAATGGCAAATAGATAAAACCTTAGAAGTGGTAAAGCAAAAAGAAACCCTTCTATACAAAGAGAGACTCCTTGATGAGGCGAGGGAAAAAATCGCCAAATCCCTCCAGAGAAAAATGAATCTCAAAAATGCTTCACTAAGTGTTCTTATCGAGGCATGCAACGATAGCTCAATCAAAAATGATCTAATCAATTTGAGAAAGGAGATAATTGATATAACCAACAAGATAGCAAATGAAAATATGTCCATCAAAATCCTTTACCACACAAACCTCCAGTTGATTAGAGAATTTTTCGAACAGATGGGTTTCACAGAGAATTACTCCTACGACAACAGTGGCGTAATAAATCACAAAAACATCGGAGTGGCAAGAAGTGCTTAG
- the flgK gene encoding flagellar hook-associated protein FlgK — protein sequence MANIFGILHTAVSGLYVAQAGISVTGHNIANLNTEGFSRQRAIISTETPLNVHPGPFGRGAKLDKVMRTYDDVLAKTLRNETSSLSYWENLQTTLDKVKIHFNELESGSGLGDYLKEYFNAWSDLSNTAPDNSDESYVKRRTLIEKATTLTMKIRESYSNLETIRKENDANIKIKIDKINDISKNIAYLNYQIAKSEASGNIANDLRDKRDILLNELSKIVNFVASEQDDGQISVFVGGISIVDSAQANELFAVENKENNDHYDIYWGASGLNKPQVNITDKILGGELYGELKTRDGYVGKYVKQINLLAEQLITSTNKLHSIGQGLKRFDQITSNNGVINPSYKFSEKAGEFQYPISKGTFRIALYNNEGKIETYYDIDIDPEKDSLNAIIARISSADGDPNGGKLQAYLAENNTLKITVESGYTFTFTEDTSNFLVAAGLNTFFKGLSAKDIEINGLVSNDTSFIATSLTGEPGDNRNALKIANIKFDSLSSGVTIDEFYTTFVSMIGSDKSQVDVFYNTKKNVVQELKIKMDQIQGVSMDEEYTNMIKYQKAYEANARFLTAVDQMIDRLINNTGLAGR from the coding sequence ATGGCTAACATATTTGGCATCCTTCATACAGCTGTATCAGGTCTGTACGTGGCTCAGGCAGGTATAAGTGTAACAGGTCATAACATTGCAAACTTGAACACAGAGGGTTTCTCAAGACAGAGAGCTATCATCTCCACAGAAACCCCTTTGAATGTCCATCCAGGGCCATTTGGAAGGGGAGCAAAACTTGACAAGGTGATGAGAACCTACGACGATGTCCTCGCAAAAACATTGAGAAACGAAACCAGTTCTTTAAGTTATTGGGAAAACCTCCAAACAACGTTGGATAAGGTGAAAATACATTTCAACGAATTGGAATCCGGATCAGGTCTTGGTGATTATCTAAAGGAGTACTTCAACGCCTGGTCAGACCTCTCAAACACCGCCCCTGACAACTCAGATGAATCCTATGTCAAGCGCAGAACACTGATTGAAAAAGCCACAACTCTCACCATGAAAATACGGGAAAGCTATTCGAATCTCGAAACCATTAGAAAAGAGAATGATGCAAATATAAAAATAAAAATCGACAAGATCAACGATATCTCTAAAAACATAGCATATCTAAATTATCAGATAGCCAAATCTGAAGCCAGCGGTAATATTGCAAACGATCTTAGGGACAAAAGGGATATTCTTTTAAACGAACTGAGTAAAATAGTAAACTTCGTAGCATCAGAACAGGACGATGGACAGATATCTGTATTTGTTGGTGGGATATCGATAGTCGATTCCGCTCAAGCGAATGAACTTTTTGCTGTAGAAAATAAAGAAAACAATGATCATTACGATATATACTGGGGAGCCAGTGGACTCAATAAACCCCAGGTGAACATCACTGACAAGATCTTAGGGGGGGAACTGTACGGTGAATTAAAAACAAGAGACGGCTATGTTGGCAAGTATGTAAAACAGATTAATCTATTAGCAGAACAACTTATTACCTCTACAAACAAGCTACATAGCATAGGTCAAGGGCTAAAACGTTTCGATCAGATCACATCAAACAACGGAGTAATAAACCCTTCCTACAAATTTTCTGAAAAGGCTGGTGAATTCCAATACCCAATTTCAAAAGGTACTTTTAGGATAGCGCTTTACAACAATGAGGGGAAAATAGAGACATACTACGATATAGACATAGATCCAGAAAAGGACTCTTTAAATGCCATCATAGCTCGAATTTCATCTGCAGATGGTGATCCTAATGGTGGTAAACTCCAGGCTTATCTTGCAGAAAACAACACATTAAAGATTACAGTAGAGTCTGGATACACCTTTACCTTTACTGAAGACACTTCAAACTTCTTGGTGGCTGCTGGATTAAACACCTTTTTCAAAGGCCTTTCTGCAAAGGATATCGAAATAAACGGACTTGTTAGTAACGACACAAGCTTCATAGCCACCTCTCTTACAGGTGAACCTGGTGACAATCGAAATGCCCTTAAAATTGCAAATATTAAATTCGATTCGCTGAGTAGTGGCGTAACTATAGATGAGTTTTATACCACCTTCGTTTCCATGATAGGAAGTGACAAAAGTCAGGTTGATGTCTTTTACAATACAAAAAAGAATGTGGTCCAAGAATTGAAGATAAAAATGGATCAGATCCAAGGGGTTTCAATGGATGAAGAGTATACCAACATGATCAAATACCAAAAGGCCTACGAAGCAAACGCAAGATTCCTTACCGCTGTGGATCAGATGATAGATAGGTTGATAAACAACACAGGTTTAGCAGGACGATAA
- a CDS encoding AEC family transporter: MIDTTLLVLPIFIVVLFGYILKRFRYLDEHYIKTSNKLTFNFFLPTLLFYEISKTTLEISNYLPVVLVMMISVFLVFVFSILLGKVIKMPIQSIGTFAMNNFRANYAYMGLPVAFYAFGKEGLAVGSILMAIIVPFVNLLSVVSLSMGKGRNKSKLGMVINSTLINPIAFSCILGLLFSFFRVELPVFLVRPLEIVSKVALPIALIGIGATINLGYIRGNKVYLSLVAVIKLMGLPFVAYLLFQILRMNLDLEEKILIIMLSSPPATVNFVLADMMDGDRELASGSIMISTLLSVFSFIFWLTVLKN; this comes from the coding sequence ATGATAGATACTACTTTATTGGTTTTACCTATATTTATTGTTGTTTTATTTGGTTATATCCTAAAAAGATTCAGGTACCTCGATGAACATTATATAAAAACATCCAATAAACTGACTTTTAATTTCTTTTTGCCTACTCTGCTCTTTTATGAGATTTCAAAGACAACCTTAGAGATATCAAACTACTTGCCAGTTGTATTGGTGATGATGATCTCTGTATTTTTGGTGTTTGTATTTAGTATATTGTTGGGGAAAGTGATAAAGATGCCGATTCAGAGTATTGGAACGTTTGCTATGAATAATTTTAGAGCAAACTACGCATATATGGGGCTTCCTGTGGCATTTTATGCTTTTGGTAAAGAAGGTCTTGCGGTGGGTAGTATTCTTATGGCTATAATTGTTCCTTTTGTTAATCTATTATCTGTTGTTTCACTAAGTATGGGTAAGGGTAGAAATAAGAGCAAGTTGGGAATGGTAATAAACTCAACACTAATAAACCCAATAGCTTTCTCATGCATTTTAGGATTATTATTCTCTTTTTTTAGGGTGGAATTACCAGTTTTTTTGGTTAGACCATTGGAAATTGTTAGTAAGGTTGCTCTCCCTATAGCTCTTATAGGAATAGGGGCTACGATAAATTTGGGGTACATAAGGGGTAATAAAGTTTATCTGAGTCTGGTTGCAGTCATTAAACTTATGGGATTGCCGTTTGTTGCATATTTACTGTTTCAGATTTTAAGGATGAATTTAGATCTCGAGGAGAAGATCTTGATCATAATGCTTTCCTCACCCCCTGCCACTGTAAACTTTGTATTGGCAGACATGATGGATGGTGACCGAGAGCTTGCAAGCGGTTCCATCATGATATCCACTCTACTATCAGTCTTTTCGTTTATCTTTTGGCTGACAGTATTAAAAAATTAG
- a CDS encoding methyltransferase domain-containing protein, giving the protein MIFDKDAISYDSKQMHAHRAAVIANEIKNAIPIDKDWIMADFGCGTGFLGLNFVNTVKHIDMFDTSENMLAILKEKIVTNNISNVNIKMFDIFKDNIRVNRYHLIISLMVLHHIKDLAGAIHRLSNMVKKNGFLALSDLDKEDGSYHEKDKPPHNGIDQTLLTEISVNNGMELVYCSTPYTVEKNKRSYPIFLHIYQKL; this is encoded by the coding sequence ATGATATTTGACAAAGATGCCATAAGTTATGACAGTAAACAGATGCACGCCCATAGGGCAGCTGTTATTGCTAATGAGATTAAAAATGCCATCCCCATCGATAAGGATTGGATAATGGCAGATTTTGGATGTGGTACTGGTTTTTTAGGGTTAAACTTTGTGAATACAGTTAAACATATTGATATGTTTGACACCTCAGAAAATATGCTTGCTATCCTTAAAGAAAAAATCGTCACCAACAACATATCCAATGTAAACATAAAAATGTTTGATATCTTTAAAGATAACATCCGAGTAAATCGCTATCATCTAATTATCTCCTTAATGGTGCTACACCATATCAAAGATCTTGCAGGTGCCATCCATAGGCTATCAAATATGGTAAAGAAAAACGGCTTTTTAGCCCTCTCAGATCTGGATAAAGAGGATGGTAGCTACCATGAAAAGGATAAGCCACCCCACAACGGCATAGATCAAACGTTACTTACCGAAATCTCTGTAAATAATGGTATGGAGCTTGTATATTGTTCTACACCATACACTGTGGAGAAAAACAAAAGAAGCTACCCCATCTTCTTACATATATACCAGAAGCTATAG
- a CDS encoding rod-binding protein, producing MNSVMNIANKNFLNLNREEQLKKACEDFEALFYEMVLKSARATVPNDGIIKRSFGEEIFREMLDGEFAKGMAKSSKGGLKELLFDQLKHTLPKNYNSSDGVKNSHNLLA from the coding sequence ATGAACTCAGTCATGAATATAGCCAATAAAAACTTTTTGAATTTAAATAGAGAAGAGCAGTTAAAAAAAGCCTGCGAGGATTTTGAAGCTCTCTTTTACGAAATGGTATTAAAATCAGCAAGAGCTACTGTCCCAAACGATGGTATAATCAAAAGAAGTTTTGGTGAAGAGATTTTTCGGGAGATGTTGGACGGTGAATTTGCAAAAGGTATGGCTAAATCCTCTAAAGGTGGATTAAAGGAGCTCCTTTTTGATCAATTAAAACATACCTTACCCAAAAACTATAACAGTAGTGATGGGGTAAAAAATTCCCATAATCTTTTGGCATAG
- a CDS encoding acetyl-CoA hydrolase codes for MSDYGTLESRVRMKSLLSKVMKAEDTIQFFKPGMNLGWSGFTPAGYPKAVPIALADYVEKNNLQGKWKFNLFIGASVGAETEDRWAALDMIDRRWPYQTGKNIQKGINEGRIRMGDKHLSLFAQDLGYGFYTKDTETGKLDLAIIEVSAITEDGGLVPTSSCGVIPEILMVCDRVIIEVNTGEPSFEGMHDIMVLKHPPHRQIIPITKANDRVGTPYVPCDPNKIIAIVESKYRDKGRAFAELDDTSDTIAAHILDFFDFEVKKGRLPKNLLPLQSGVGSIANAVVGGLVKGHFYNLSVYTEVLQDTMLDLFDSGKLDYASACSLSLSENPGFPRFFEKMDFYAPKITLRPLSQSNSPEVIRRLGVIAMNTPVEFDIYGHANSTLVGGTRMINGLGGSGDFLRNAYLSIMHTPSTRPSKTDPIGISCVVPKAPHIDHTEHDLDVLVTEQGLADLRGLAPKDRAREIIKKCAHPEYKPILMEYLEMAERECLSKGVGHEPQLFDRCFKMQLNLERNGTMRIKNWDIKVDID; via the coding sequence ATGTCAGATTACGGAACACTTGAATCAAGAGTAAGAATGAAAAGTCTTCTGTCAAAGGTTATGAAGGCAGAGGACACGATCCAATTTTTTAAGCCGGGTATGAATCTTGGTTGGTCTGGTTTTACTCCAGCAGGTTATCCTAAGGCTGTTCCGATAGCACTTGCAGATTATGTGGAGAAAAACAATTTGCAGGGTAAATGGAAGTTTAACCTTTTCATAGGTGCTTCTGTTGGTGCTGAGACTGAGGATAGATGGGCAGCTCTTGATATGATTGATAGAAGGTGGCCATATCAAACTGGTAAAAATATTCAAAAGGGTATTAATGAAGGTAGAATAAGAATGGGGGACAAGCACCTTTCTCTGTTTGCTCAGGATTTGGGCTACGGCTTCTATACTAAGGATACAGAGACAGGGAAACTTGATCTTGCAATAATAGAGGTTTCTGCAATTACTGAGGATGGAGGGCTTGTACCTACCTCTTCGTGTGGTGTAATACCAGAGATCTTGATGGTATGCGATAGAGTGATTATAGAAGTTAATACTGGTGAGCCTTCCTTTGAGGGTATGCACGATATTATGGTGCTTAAACATCCACCTCATAGGCAGATTATCCCTATTACAAAGGCAAATGATAGGGTTGGTACACCATACGTGCCATGCGACCCAAATAAAATCATTGCAATAGTCGAATCCAAATATAGGGATAAGGGGAGAGCTTTTGCAGAGTTGGATGATACTTCCGATACCATTGCTGCCCATATACTTGACTTCTTTGACTTTGAGGTCAAGAAGGGTAGGTTACCTAAGAATCTTCTACCGTTGCAGTCTGGCGTCGGTTCTATTGCAAATGCTGTTGTGGGTGGCCTTGTTAAGGGTCATTTCTACAATCTCTCTGTTTACACTGAAGTTTTACAGGATACAATGCTTGATCTTTTTGACTCTGGGAAGCTTGATTATGCTTCAGCTTGTTCGTTGTCACTTTCTGAGAATCCTGGATTCCCAAGGTTCTTTGAAAAAATGGATTTTTATGCACCAAAAATTACATTAAGACCGCTTTCCCAGTCTAACTCTCCAGAGGTTATCAGAAGATTGGGTGTTATTGCTATGAATACACCTGTTGAGTTTGATATTTATGGTCATGCAAACTCAACACTTGTAGGTGGTACAAGGATGATCAACGGTCTTGGTGGATCTGGAGACTTCTTGAGAAATGCATATCTATCCATTATGCACACGCCGTCTACACGTCCAAGCAAGACTGACCCAATAGGTATCAGTTGTGTAGTCCCAAAAGCTCCCCATATAGACCATACTGAGCATGACCTTGATGTACTTGTTACTGAGCAGGGCTTAGCAGATTTAAGGGGTCTTGCACCTAAGGATAGGGCTCGTGAGATCATCAAAAAATGTGCTCATCCTGAATACAAGCCTATCCTGATGGAGTACCTTGAAATGGCAGAAAGAGAATGCTTGAGCAAAGGTGTAGGACATGAGCCTCAACTGTTTGATCGTTGCTTCAAGATGCAGCTCAATCTTGAAAGAAATGGAACAATGAGGATCAAAAACTGGGATATAAAAGTAGATATTGATTAA
- a CDS encoding flagellar basal body L-ring protein FlgH — MRKKAPKRRIQIIILMTTATLLFGCATKMETNVPTADYKKEIEEYHKRTSPKAPTASLWTDIGNSSALFLDYKGRTIGDIVIVKIVESSSATNSNSTSASKTSSYDMGITSLLGLPTHLGMKNFLGSGSPFNPDIQESTKNSFTGQGKKQKSDQVKATMAARVVDVLPSGNLVIEGQREIIVDQEKQVITVKGIIRQKDIDADNQVLSTAIADAQISYSGKGVISDANKKGWLSNIIDWIWPF; from the coding sequence ATGAGAAAAAAAGCTCCTAAAAGACGGATACAGATAATAATACTCATGACTACAGCAACCCTACTATTTGGTTGTGCCACAAAGATGGAAACAAATGTCCCAACAGCAGACTATAAAAAGGAGATAGAGGAATACCACAAAAGAACCTCCCCCAAAGCCCCCACAGCATCTCTATGGACAGATATAGGTAACAGCAGTGCTCTCTTTCTCGACTATAAAGGTAGAACAATAGGTGATATCGTAATAGTAAAGATCGTGGAATCATCCTCAGCCACAAACTCCAATTCCACCTCCGCATCAAAAACATCCTCCTATGACATGGGGATTACAAGTCTTTTAGGACTACCAACCCATTTGGGGATGAAAAATTTTCTTGGCTCTGGCAGCCCTTTTAATCCAGATATTCAGGAAAGCACGAAAAACAGCTTTACTGGTCAAGGGAAAAAACAGAAATCAGACCAGGTCAAAGCCACTATGGCAGCAAGGGTTGTTGATGTTCTTCCCTCAGGTAATTTAGTAATAGAAGGTCAAAGGGAGATCATCGTTGATCAAGAGAAACAGGTGATCACCGTAAAAGGTATAATAAGGCAGAAGGATATAGATGCCGACAATCAGGTTCTTTCCACTGCCATCGCAGATGCCCAGATTAGCTATAGTGGTAAAGGTGTAATCTCTGATGCCAATAAAAAGGGTTGGCTCAGCAATATCATAGATTGGATATGGCCATTTTAG
- the flgM gene encoding flagellar biosynthesis anti-sigma factor FlgM, producing MRVEDKYIQNFEKINSMKKKSTDTSNVQDGGKEKNTIAARSEVSSLLDRVKNAPDIRKEKVDQIRSQLEAGTYNVSGKKVAEKIVGAALDNIF from the coding sequence ATGAGAGTAGAGGACAAATATATACAGAATTTTGAAAAGATAAATAGTATGAAAAAAAAGAGCACAGATACATCTAATGTGCAAGATGGTGGAAAAGAGAAAAATACCATTGCAGCAAGATCTGAGGTTTCCTCTCTCTTAGATAGAGTCAAAAATGCTCCCGATATCAGAAAAGAGAAAGTCGACCAGATACGTAGCCAATTAGAGGCTGGGACCTACAATGTGTCCGGCAAAAAAGTTGCTGAAAAGATTGTTGGTGCAGCTTTAGATAATATTTTCTAA
- a CDS encoding flagellar assembly protein FliW: MSKTKKTVEKKVLYSLKYGKLEFTEKDLFYMTTPLLGFAHLSDFLLISSEEHLPFYIFHSAEDPTVSFIVVDITMFFPDYAPDIHKRDLKILQAKSVNDLKLFGIVVVPPNPKDATINLKAPLAINPQKRLAKQIILEDDRYQIKTPLFKE, translated from the coding sequence ATGTCAAAGACTAAAAAAACTGTTGAAAAAAAGGTTTTATACTCCCTTAAATACGGCAAATTGGAGTTCACCGAAAAAGATCTCTTCTATATGACTACACCCCTTTTAGGTTTTGCTCATCTTAGCGATTTCTTACTGATATCTTCAGAGGAACACCTCCCCTTTTATATCTTCCACTCCGCTGAAGACCCCACTGTCTCCTTCATAGTTGTAGATATCACCATGTTTTTCCCAGATTATGCTCCAGACATACACAAAAGAGACCTAAAAATCTTACAAGCAAAGTCTGTTAATGATCTTAAGCTGTTTGGTATCGTTGTAGTACCCCCCAACCCAAAAGATGCCACAATCAATTTAAAAGCTCCCCTTGCGATAAACCCACAAAAAAGACTTGCAAAACAGATAATTTTGGAGGATGATAGGTACCAGATCAAAACACCTCTGTTTAAGGAATAA
- a CDS encoding macro domain-containing protein — MGTVLTFIKGDITELIVDAIVNPANSALILGSGVAGAIAKKGGPEIQEECRKIGFCPVGEAVITSAGGLNAKYVIHAVGPRYGIDTPSDRLLYNAVTNALKLAEEYHISSIALPAISTGIFGYPLDEAAKIITDAIYDFIDRKPFYVKDIILCLYSDRDYETFIKYSKHRHES, encoded by the coding sequence ATGGGTACAGTACTAACCTTTATCAAAGGTGACATTACTGAATTAATTGTGGATGCGATAGTAAACCCTGCAAACAGTGCTTTAATTCTTGGCAGTGGTGTAGCTGGAGCAATAGCCAAAAAAGGAGGTCCAGAGATTCAAGAGGAGTGCAGAAAGATAGGCTTTTGTCCTGTTGGTGAGGCGGTAATAACATCTGCAGGAGGCTTGAACGCAAAGTATGTTATCCACGCAGTTGGTCCCAGATATGGTATCGATACCCCCTCAGACAGACTTCTATACAATGCAGTCACAAATGCTTTAAAATTAGCTGAAGAATACCATATATCCTCTATAGCTCTTCCAGCAATATCCACAGGCATATTTGGATACCCTTTGGATGAAGCTGCCAAGATCATTACCGATGCCATATATGATTTTATAGACAGAAAGCCTTTCTATGTAAAAGATATTATCCTATGCCTCTATAGCGATAGGGATTACGAAACGTTTATCAAATATTCAAAACACAGACATGAATCTTGA
- a CDS encoding YdcF family protein → MLFLKKLLYSVVIPPGIFIVVFLVASFWLKGLKRYVLLLAGVLLYLFSITPVKDLFLYPLEKGFRNSRCDRGVIVVLSGGVYGQKELSEDSFKRVLKGFEIQKRLKGPIILTGGRVNDKLPYEADLMKAILVGLGVEDDRIYTDKDSRDTVENVRFTLAILQQLKQQDIILVTSAYHTKRSMILFKKSGINNICAEPADFKFDGYYSIYDFLPVSGNLNIVSKAFKEYLGIMFYTLKG, encoded by the coding sequence ATGCTTTTTTTGAAAAAGCTCCTGTATTCTGTTGTTATACCACCAGGTATTTTTATTGTGGTATTCTTGGTGGCATCTTTTTGGCTCAAAGGGTTAAAGAGATATGTGTTGCTTTTAGCTGGAGTTCTTTTGTACCTTTTTTCTATTACCCCTGTTAAGGATCTGTTTTTGTACCCACTGGAAAAGGGTTTTAGAAATAGCAGATGCGATAGAGGTGTGATCGTTGTTTTAAGTGGTGGGGTTTATGGGCAAAAAGAACTTAGTGAAGATTCATTTAAAAGAGTTTTAAAAGGCTTTGAAATTCAAAAAAGACTCAAAGGTCCTATAATCTTGACTGGAGGTAGGGTTAACGATAAGCTACCTTATGAAGCAGATCTGATGAAAGCTATATTAGTTGGTCTTGGAGTCGAGGATGATAGGATATATACCGATAAGGATAGTAGGGATACTGTGGAAAATGTACGTTTTACTTTGGCTATACTACAACAACTCAAACAACAGGATATCATCCTTGTTACCTCAGCTTATCATACCAAAAGATCGATGATTTTGTTTAAAAAAAGTGGTATTAATAACATTTGTGCTGAACCGGCTGATTTTAAATTTGATGGGTATTATAGCATATACGATTTTTTGCCCGTGTCTGGAAATCTAAATATAGTTTCAAAGGCCTTCAAAGAGTATTTGGGTATTATGTTTTATACCTTGAAGGGGTAG